In Leishmania braziliensis MHOM/BR/75/M2904 complete genome, chromosome 27, the DNA window CTCATCACGTTGTCCATCGCGATCGAGGCCCGCTACACCATGACGACggcactgcggcagcacttGGCGAAGGAGTCTTTTCTGGAGCTACGCCGTTTCATGCGCGAGGAGTTAGCGGACAAGTCGGACGAGGAGAAAGTTGTGGCCCAGGTGGCGTTTGGAACGCTCAtgtcggcagcgctgcacagctTTGACCTCCCGTGCACCGACAGCCTCCTCCGTATCTACAAAGACCCGGCAACAGCGCAACGCACCCAAAAAAGCTCCCGCGAGCAgagcagcgtcagcagaAGTAGTGACGATGAAGACAAGAGCGGGGAGAGAATCGAAAGCGGAGAAAGCTCCGACTGGAGTTACAGTGGCGAGGACTTGATGATTCGCCGTCAACGCCAAGAGGACGCGTGGTTGATTGTaatgctgctctgctgcgcgtcAGCTGCCTTCTTTGTTATCGCGGCATTCATGGCGAAGTTAGTGATCTTATCTCTGGCGTTCGCTGTGACTGCGATGATCATCTGCACGATTTCGTGCGTCGGCGTGCATGCCGGGTACGGTATGGTCCTCCACAAAGAGCGGAGCGCGTACGCGCCGTTCATGCCGTTCCGTGGAGGGTCACCGTTTGTCATTCGCCAGATAGTAGGATGGTGCTGCTACGCTGGCGCGTTCCTTGTGACGCTAATCACGTCGATCGAGTCCGCGGAGGTGTCCGTCACAGCAATGCTGATAGCCGCTCTACTGTCGGTGGCGAGTCAGGTCTTTATCTTTAGCTCCATCCCGCTGTTCTTCCACCGGCGCGGAGAGCCAACGTTTCTGGAGGTGAACGGCGAAGGGATTGTGGCGCTGTTGACCTTCTCCGGTGCCATTGCTTTTGGCCGCGTTTACACCCCTGTTGTGGCGTTCTTCTGGCGCGATACGCAGCACTACCTCCACTACGGAGATGAGAGCTTCGCATCTCGCCGAAAACGCGTGCCGTTTGTGCTCGCAATGATAAGTCTGTCAATGGCAGTGCCGTGCACGCTGATCGCCCTCAGTCGAACAAGGCGGCAGTGGGAGCGGGTAATGCACAccagagctgcagcagaggcaaCCTCCAAGCAGCCTCAGAGTTCTCCGAGGAAGGAGCATCGCCGCCGGATGTTGGCGATGGGAATTGCGAACCTGATGGAGGTACTTGTCATCCTCTTTGCCACAGTTACTCCGCTGCCCTTTGGGTTTTTGGTGTTCTATTTCTTTACCCAGTACACCCCGCGCCTGGCGCAGGCGATGGAAACCTACCTGCCGATCTGCCTCGGCCTCACCGCGCTGACGCTGGCGCTGTCTGTGGTGCCGTACGTGGTGAACGTCGGTGTGCCGCCGTTTGTGGTGGCCGTGCGCGTCACATTTGTGACGTGGACGCTGTACTGCCTGCCCATGCTCTCTGCGGGCGTGCTGCTCCTGCCGTCGCTACTGGTGCCACGACCCAGCACCTTTTTCCTTGCGTGCAGCACGCTTACCATCTGGATTGGGGGCCACTTTAGGCAGGTACGTTTTATGATGAAGCTGGCGGTGTACGCTGCGATCGGGTGCCTGACATACCAGAAATGCGTTCTGCACCTTGCGGCTGCTCCGTCTTGGGCGATGGCGCGCGCGCTTGGCGTGCACATCCTCGACTGCGCGTTGCTTGGGGTGTGGTTGTGGTACATCCCTCTGTACGCGGGCAAGCCGTCCTACACcgggctgcagcgcagcgcgcgtTTCACGGAGTTCGCGCGCAAGTACCTCTTCGCCGACGCGGTAAAGTACTTCAACTTCCGCGTGATGATGGACGACCCCGCCGTGCAGATGTGGGACGGCACGTCGCAGTACTTGTTCTCCTTCCACCCCCATGGCGTGTTTCCCGGCACTGCGCTGTTCGCGTCTCTGACTGCGGAGTGGGCTGAGAAGGTCGGTGTCAACACGAAGTGCTATGTGTCGACGCACATTGCGAGTGTCGTCTTCAAtgtgccactgctgcgggACTTCAACCTGCGTCTTGGTGCCCTGTCAGTGTGTCGGCGCTCTGTCGAAGCGAGCCTCAAGCGCGGCAACAGCGTCCTTATCGTGACGGGCGGCCAGGCGGAGATGTTGCACACGCAGATAAGTGCAAAGAGGCTGACCCTGATCACGCAGCACACTGGCTTTGTGCGACTGGCCATCGCATCACGGGTCccgctggtgccgctgctaTGCTTTGGGGAAAACAATGTGCTGGGGTTGCTGCAGTTTCCGCGCATCCAGCGCATCTCGCTTAAGTTATTTGGCTTCCCCTTCCCGATCATCCTATTCGGCCGATTCGGTCTGCCTCTGCCGTTCCGCACACCGCTGACGCTCGTGGTGGGGTCACCACTTACTATTCCAGAGGACGCGGACGAAAACAATTCGGATGACGTGCGGCGCGTGTCGGAGGCCTACTTTCAGTCACTCAAAGAGCTGTTCTACCGCCACCGCGCGGGTGCTGGGTACCCTGACATGGAGCTTGTGCTGCTGAACGAGAAggaggaagcgaagaggcgcagtGAGGCCCGTGAGATCGTGGCTGCGGAGACGTTCAAGGCGAAAAAGGCCACGTAGAGGATCTGGCGCTAGTTGCAGTGTGCGTTGCtccccaccgctgcgcatggGCCATCTCACCTGCTTCGTGCAGTCAGCTGTTgacgcgtcgctgcgtcTTTACAGGTTGGTTGAACGTTGCTTTGTGGCCTTGCGGCTCGagacacgtgtgtgtgtgtgtgtttgtgttcTCATAGCTTCATTTCCGCCTTTCCGCCCTCTTCGCCCCCCTTTCCTGTATCCTCCCTGCAGATATTTGCCAAGtcaggaggtggtg includes these proteins:
- a CDS encoding putative diacylglycerol acyltransferase, whose product is MQTESSALDMPPLRLAAEDTAIIPSHSATKSTGGAPPVSSLAALAGPLAANCLNQNGDATPVLTRSSRTVRKSKAKMPRPSGAASIYQRHTDGGLDGEPAAPFELPHFSTVSLLTVWVVDCTVGLFSLVLSDVYADQYPEFPLMFFLALGSHLNFLAGIFVYLLGREKYGPKVYRFYQPFAGGVQFVTLQCFGVTCVVASLLLTAAYGLLFEPAVKHSHGFMSTIGALALFGNILLLLSVRSFSYYDRTKAWKLRSATASSRTGAAFLADNGVSAFLRYLRRRPNAESMLEVALLISQSALSVAAIRFPRLQGGIFRANLAITLICGALCLLSVGYRRSLGFIGFYLWMHRTFDTVLLWMSRLLYIAAAFTNVLLIIDAGVHTITPFSVVAVQGLNVVSCVALLMFVRTIRYEAAAETPNVPSSVFELGGVMAVVTVFLLACLNVSIFLYAQNYPDVLNEVVEGTNWTYQGVLMLVSQLVQLVSLLPTPMVYVSGVIMHGDHFRIFYSNRSVETLPVLLLQALGSLLYVAAIISFTLFLSSSAPPIASLEAVLSTLSVFCMTCAVRLYSSITLKGQILLAESAAALASDPPLKKKDALNAVSDLSARPSAYTESSPGMGRRMAEELASTAYIMNGGMIISYLLCLANLLLRLLVDILSHHLWGDVELPHRRLIMIANVCYLACVPLAHYSGKDKGVQIFHPFSGSGSFVALQVLGWMMYATSVIIIIFDTIFASNSEIIPAEWNTLIKDGPMMYTLFGILELIPVVLITLSIAIEARYTMTTALRQHLAKESFLELRRFMREELADKSDEEKVVAQVAFGTLMSAALHSFDLPCTDSLLRIYKDPATAQRTQKSSREQSSVSRSSDDEDKSGERIESGESSDWSYSGEDLMIRRQRQEDAWLIVMLLCCASAAFFVIAAFMAKLVILSLAFAVTAMIICTISCVGVHAGYGMVLHKERSAYAPFMPFRGGSPFVIRQIVGWCCYAGAFLVTLITSIESAEVSVTAMLIAALLSVASQVFIFSSIPLFFHRRGEPTFLEVNGEGIVALLTFSGAIAFGRVYTPVVAFFWRDTQHYLHYGDESFASRRKRVPFVLAMISLSMAVPCTLIALSRTRRQWERVMHTRAAAEATSKQPQSSPRKEHRRRMLAMGIANLMEVLVILFATVTPLPFGFLVFYFFTQYTPRLAQAMETYLPICLGLTALTLALSVVPYVVNVGVPPFVVAVRVTFVTWTLYCLPMLSAGVLLLPSLLVPRPSTFFLACSTLTIWIGGHFRQVRFMMKLAVYAAIGCLTYQKCVLHLAAAPSWAMARALGVHILDCALLGVWLWYIPLYAGKPSYTGLQRSARFTEFARKYLFADAVKYFNFRVMMDDPAVQMWDGTSQYLFSFHPHGVFPGTALFASLTAEWAEKVGVNTKCYVSTHIASVVFNVPLLRDFNLRLGALSVCRRSVEASLKRGNSVLIVTGGQAEMLHTQISAKRLTLITQHTGFVRLAIASRVPLVPLLCFGENNVLGLLQFPRIQRISLKLFGFPFPIILFGRFGLPLPFRTPLTLVVGSPLTIPEDADENNSDDVRRVSEAYFQSLKELFYRHRAGAGYPDMELVLLNEKEEAKRRSEAREIVAAETFKAKKAT